TTATGTTAGGTGTTGCTATTGAAATGGGATACCCGTAAAGTTAGGGACAGCACCCTGCGGCCTCATATGggaacattatattttagttaatttctCTGAGATTATACAAGTCTGGATGTCCTgtaaagagactttttttttcttaagaggTTAAGGTACCCagagtgtaattataaaaaacagaaataaattagagatgtaattacatatagatatttttaaaaatgtaagtacaatataaaaacatgtatgtacacaataagtgcctTGTACcaattgattaatttaaatgtaaggaCAGGGTAGTCCAAAATATTGACAGTATATAGaagtgtatgtgtttttatttgtagttgGTCCAGGGGGACTACAGCTGGATGACCTATGAAGAGGTCAACCAAGCAGTGGATTCTTTTGGCAGTGGTCTGGCAGCTTTGGGACAGCAACCACGCAATACCATTGCCATCTTTTGTGAGACACGGGCAGAATGGATGATCACAGCACAGACCTGCTTCAGACGCAACTTCCCATGTAATGCAATCACACTAACTCTTTTGCAAGAACCATACTGAACAGACATGTGACATGTGattaatattctgtttctgaaaacagagtttcaaacaaaaaatgtaaatacacgtTCTACAATGGCTGTGTTTTACCGCATGCTTTTGCTTTGTTCTGATCTATTTTTCatatggtgcaaaaaaaaacatttacataaaatatatgttgcATAGTAATAACTTCTTGTTTATGTAACGCTTGCATAAAAGTAATATCCCTGCCAGCCCTGTATGTATGTACGTATATATGCAAACCTTGCAAATCCTGTGTACTTATGAAACGCAACtgtacgtttgtgtgtgtgtatgtgtgtgtgtgcagtggtAACGCTGTATGCAACTCTGGGTGAAGATGCTGTAGCCTTTGGGCTGAATCAGTGTGGAGCCACTCATCTCATCACCAGCACAGAGCTGCTGCGGACCAAACTTAAGGTACACAAAGCTGCAGACACGCAAGTGTGACTGTCTTTATCAGTGGGATCTGGTTAAACGCTAATGTTATattactctttctctctctctcagaacGTTTTGAGTGCAGTTTCAGCGCTGCAGCATGTTATCTATGCAGGCAGCGGTGAAGTTTGTCATGCTGATTACCCACAGTCTCTCACCATGCACAGCATGCAGGAAGTAATTGAGCTTGGAGCAAAGCCAGAGAACTGTGAGtaacatgaaaaacaattatttatacaaCCAAATTTAGTTGATTCACAAGatgagcctctctctctctctctttcagtaaGCAAAGAGTATGAGAAGCCTACGGCAACTGATCTGGCGGTGGTGATGTACACCAGCGGGTCTACAGGGAAGCCTAAAGGAGTGAAGATGCAACACAGTAATCTGATTGCAGGAATGGCTGGGCAGTGCCAGCGGATCCCGGACTTGGGGTGAGAAACAGTAACACTGTTCAgtaatttgcatgtttttccATACACTACGGACAAACAAATGACTTCCAGTTTAAATTATGTCACGTCTAGTTAAAAGATAATGCATTAGTAGAGTAAAACCTGAGTAGGAGTGTGTGGTGAAGTAAATACGTGGAACGGCTGAGGCGTGTGGGTTTAAAATTACACGAATTATGGAAAACTAGCAGCTGAcgaataaatgcatgcaaaaatgaatataagTTAGTGTCCAATCTTTCAAACTAATCTTAGAtccatgtttgtgtgtgtgaggattatttatatactgttatggtatttatacattttttttaataagcttttatttttttctaaatagctttatttatctgttttagttttattaattttattacttcaatttgtttgtattgtactattatttgagcatttttaaattttattttttaatggttaagtttatcagaaaatatttatattttatatcatgttcatttcagttaacaaaaatacattttagtagttttagttaacaataacaacatcgCTGTTCATGAACAGGTCCCAGGACTCTTATATAGCTTACCTCCCACTGGCACATGTTCTGGAGCTGACAGCAGAAATATCATGTGTGTCATATGGCTGCAGGCTTGGATACTCctccccacacacactcacagaccaGGTAGCACGcgcaaacatacacacatgctcTTTTCCTCTGTTCTGTTGACTTCTCTGTGCTTGACCTGTGCACTTGTCTATGCAGTCCAGTAAAATAAAGATGGGTGGTAAGGGAGATTGCTCTGTGCTTAAACCCACCCTGATAGCGGCAGTACCGgtgagttttaaaaatgacaaaacgtGAAGTGTTTTTGTTCACGTCTCCATAGTTGTGTTTATGGATCTGTTGGTGTGTGTAGGAGATCATGGATCGTATCTGTAAGAATGTTAATGGGAAGTTAAGAGACATGTCAGTGATTCAAAGGACTCTGTTTAAAGTGGGATACAACTATAAGCTGCAGAAGGTCTCACAAGGAGCCGATTCTCCAGTGTGTAACATGTGAGTTAGTTAAACAGGTggagtatctatctatctatctatctatctatctatctctgtttgtttgtctctgTTTGTCTATTTGCATTATTGGCAAGACAAATAGCTATAAAATCATATAGCCAAAAAGATTGCACCTCAGCTGCATACAATGAAAACTATGCAAATAAGTATGCTTTGCATATTAACTGCCTCAGACTCAATATTTGCTGACTTTTTTTGGCCaggtatatatattattatgctaaaaacatactaatatgtattttaaatataacctttgcttattttacaaatacatttgtataataCAAGTTGTGctgtaatttcaacattttctcTGATGGGTAAGAGATAAAGTGATAAGTGATAAAATGTGGCCTATGTGCAGTGATGCAATTGCAAAATTGGCCCGAATGAAAAGGTCTCTCTTTAAAATGGTGATGTTTGAGATGATTGTGTGTTTCAGGTTGTTTTTCAAGCGTGTGAATTTGTTGCTGGGAGGGTGTGTACGTCTGATGTTGAGCGGAGGGGCTCCACTTTCTGCTTCCACGCAGAGATTTATGAACGTGTGTTTCTGCCCTATCGCCGTGGGTTATGGCCTTACAGAGACGTGCGGAGCGGGAACTATCTCAGAATGTTAGTGCGCACACATTTTTCCTGCATGTTGAAGTAACTGGATTCCTGTGCCAACATGTTCAaagttgttttgtgtgtgtttgcagtttCTGATTACAGTACAGGACGGGTTGGAGCTCCCCTCATTTGCTCTGAAATTAAACTGCGAGACTGGCCTGAGGgtaagacagacacacacacacacatgtgcaaacaacaacagcaattgAGGGTTCTCAGGTTCACTTCACATTCCTAACTTTCAACCgatctctctctttcatcaTCAGGTGGATACACCAGTCAGGACAAGCCACACCCACGAGGGGAGATTCTGATTGGTGGACCGAATGTTGCCATGGGATACTTTGGGAGTGAGGGGGAGGGAGAAAATGACAACTTCTGGGTGGATGAGGCAGGGCAGCGCTGGTTTTGTACTGGAGATGTCGGGGAAGTTCATCCAGACGGTTGTTTGCAGATTGTGGGTGAGTAAATTCTTACGTCAGAGTTACGTCAGAAAGACGTCTGCAGTCCTGTCAAAATTAACATACCAATCCTCCACTTCCTGTTCTCAGA
This genomic interval from Puntigrus tetrazona isolate hp1 chromosome 5, ASM1883169v1, whole genome shotgun sequence contains the following:
- the acsl4b gene encoding long-chain-fatty-acid--CoA ligase 4b gives rise to the protein MLPQCERARSKSGRPEGPYRAVESADALATQDFEGVDTLDKLFAHAVKRFSNAPCLGTREVLSEEEEKQPNGKIFKKLVQGDYSWMTYEEVNQAVDSFGSGLAALGQQPRNTIAIFCETRAEWMITAQTCFRRNFPLVTLYATLGEDAVAFGLNQCGATHLITSTELLRTKLKNVLSAVSALQHVIYAGSGEVCHADYPQSLTMHSMQEVIELGAKPENLSKEYEKPTATDLAVVMYTSGSTGKPKGVKMQHSNLIAGMAGQCQRIPDLGSQDSYIAYLPLAHVLELTAEISCVSYGCRLGYSSPHTLTDQSSKIKMGGKGDCSVLKPTLIAAVPEIMDRICKNVNGKLRDMSVIQRTLFKVGYNYKLQKVSQGADSPVCNMLFFKRVNLLLGGCVRLMLSGGAPLSASTQRFMNVCFCPIAVGYGLTETCGAGTISEFSDYSTGRVGAPLICSEIKLRDWPEGGYTSQDKPHPRGEILIGGPNVAMGYFGSEGEGENDNFWVDEAGQRWFCTGDVGEVHPDGCLQIVDRKKDLVKLQAGEYVSLGKVESALKNSPLIDNICVYASSDQNYLISFVVPNQKQMTELAKKNGIEGEWEEICNHTKMEEEVLKVIKEIAVTSKLERFEVPQKICLSSEAWTPETGLVTDAFKLKRKELKNHYKKDIERLYGAK